Proteins from one Sarcophilus harrisii chromosome 2, mSarHar1.11, whole genome shotgun sequence genomic window:
- the LOC116420939 gene encoding basic proline-rich protein-like gives MPPVILGLWKNETEILLTFPSLSFYICTCLELPAGAEGTPPPSVPPSWPSSAAAYLRHLSRVTATRLPPKPPARLNPRPRPSRRSCRLLSRCSRIPTAAPTGPGRHPKGAPGATAPTGSRVSRTTPAPRGPGRHPKGAPGATAPTGISSTPPATTGPGRHPNGAPGATAPTGISSTPPATTGPGRHPKGAPGATAPTGISSTPPATTGPGRHPKGAPGATAPTGSGVTRTPPATTGPGQHPKGAPGATAPTGSRVSRTTPAPRGPGQHPKGAPGATAPTGSGVTRTTPATTGPGRHPKGAPGATAPTGSRVSRTTPAPRGPGRHPKGAPGATAPTGISSTPPATTGPGRHPNGAGVAIAGPLSATMAPGCHPIGTPPVASAPCCQPRGVLVAQRTPGHPSRTPIITSSGSHPMLSPQQPPQTQQPQVVGPRSVQQQPQQPQTAAPQASPQPQVASPHPRQPRVASPHPRQPRAAAPQASPQPRQPQVASPQPRQPRVASPHPRQPRVASPHPRQPRTVAPRPPGPSSPRPPPEPLAPQQPQVASPHPRQPRAAAPQASPQPRQPRARPQASRIPAAQDRGPQASCIPAPGCLPHPRQARARPQPPAQQPQVASPHPRQPRVASPHPRQPRAAAPGLPQPGPSRGARRLPSQAAPGRAPVPPQPGSPEPAAPGAPARHRAAGPRPPKTPAAPGRGPPTFLATPGASGRGPPTLAVAPSFPAPAAAAQLPVAVAPTCPPPGKKRSSCSRLELFPGNSPRGRTSTDLATVPALELAGTIQDQSTLGGRGGQESSGAHPYSYREEQQGLPLAWSFPEQLRI, from the exons ATGCCTCCCGTGATCCTCGGGCTCTGGAAGAACGAGACCGAGATTCTCCTCACctttcccagcctcagtttctacatct GCACCTGCCTCGAGCTGCCGGCGGGGGCTGAAGGAACCCCCCCCCCCTCAGTCCCACCGTCATGGCCGAGCAGCGCCGCGGCTTACCTACGGCACCTGTCCAGAGTAACTGCAACGCGGCTGCCGCCGAAGCCCCCGGCCAGGCTCAACCCCAGGCCGAGACCCTCCCGGCGCAGCTGCCGCCTCCTCAGCAGGTGTTCCCGGATTCCTACAGCAGCCCCCACAGGCCCAGGCCGTCACCCCAAGGGGGCCCCTGGAGCCACTGCACCCACAGGCAGCAGAGTCAGCAGGACAACTCCAGCCCCCAGAGGCCCAGGCCGTCACCCCAAGGGGGCCCCTGGAGCCACTGCACCCACAGGCATCTCCAGTACACCTCCAGCCACCACAGGCCCAGGCCGTCACCCCAACGGGGCCCCTGGAGCCACTGCACCCACAGGCATCTCCAGTACACCTCCAGCCACCACAGGCCCAGGCCGTCACCCCAAGGGGGCCCCTGGAGCCACTGCACCCACAG GCATCTCCAGTACACCTCCAGCCACCACAGGCCCAGGCCGTCACCCCAAGGGGGCCCCTGGAGCCACTGCACCCACAGGCAGCGGAGTCACCAGGACACCTCCAGCCACCACAGGCCCAGGCCAGCACCCCAAGGGGGCCCCTGGAGCCACTGCACCCACAGGCAGCAGAGTCAGCAGGACAACTCCAGCCCCCAGAGGCCCAGGCCAGCACCCCAAGGGGGCCCCTGGAGCCACTGCACCCACAGGCAGCGGAGTCACCAGGACAACTCCAGCCACCACAGGCCCAGGCCGTCACCCCAAGGGGGCCCCTGGAGCCACTGCACCCACAGGCAGCAGAGTCAGCAGGACAACTCCAGCCCCCAGAGGCCCAGGCCGTCACCCCAAGGGGGCCCCTGGAGCCACTGCACCCACAGGCATCTCCAGTACACCTCCAGCCACCACAGGCCCAGGCCGTCACCCCAACGGGGCAGGTGTTGCAATTGCAGGACCACTGTCGGCCACCATGGCCCCAGGTTGTCATCCCATCGGGACTCCTCCAGTGGCTTCAGCTCCATGCTGTCAACCCAGGGGAGTACTGGTAGCCCAGAGAACCCCAGGTCACCCCAGCAGGACACCTATAATCACCTCTTCTGGCAGTCATCCCATGCTGTCCCCGCAGCAGCCGCCTCAGACTCAG CAGCCCCAGGTCGTGGGCCCCAGGTCGGTGCAGCAGCAGCCGCAACAGCCCCAGACCGCGGCCCCCCAAGCCTCCCCGCAACCCCAGGTCGCCTCCCCGCATCCCCGGCAGCCCCGGGTCGCCTCCCCGCATCCCCGGCAGCCCCGGGCCGCGGCCCCCCAAGCCTCCCCGCAACCCCGGCAGCCCCAGGTCGCCTCCCCGCAACCCCGGCAGCCCCGGGTCGCCTCCCCGCATCCCCGGCAGCCCCGGGTCGCCTCCCCGCATCCCCGGCAGCCCAGGACCGTGGCCCCCAGGCCTCCCGGCCCCAGCAGCCCCAGGCCCCCCCCCGAGCCTCTCGCGCCCCAGCAACCCCAGGTCGCCTCCCCGCATCCCCGGCAGCCCCGGGCCGCGGCCCCCCAAGCCTCCCCGCAACCCCGGCAGCCCCGGGCCCGGCCCCAGGCCTCCCGCATCCCGGCAGCCCAGGACCGCGGCCCCCAGGCCTCCTGCATCCCCGCGCCCGGGTGCCTCCCGCATCCCAGGCAGGCCCGGGCCCGCCCCCAACCTCCAGCCCAGCAGCCCCAGGTCGCCTCCCCGCATCCCCGGCAGCCCCGGGTCGCCTCCCCGCATCCCCGGCAGCCCCGGGCCGCGGCCCCAGGCCTCCCGCAGCCCGGCCCGAGCCGCGGCGCCCGGAGGCTCCCCAGCCAAGCGGCCCCAGGCCGCGCCCCCGTGCCTCCCCAGCCCGGCAGCCCAGAGCCCGCGGCGCCCGGAGCTCCCGCGCGGCACCGGGCCGCAGGCCCCAGGCCTCCCAAAACCCCGGCAGCCCCGGGCCGCGGACCCCCCACCTTCCTAGCAACCCCAGGAGCCTCAGGCCGCGGTCCCCCGACCCTCGCAGTGGCCCCTTCATTCCCAGCCCCTG CTGCAGCTGCCCAACTTCCAGTAGCTGTAGCACCTACTTGCCCACCCCCAGGCAAGAAGAGATCCTCCTGCTCCAGGCTGGAGCTCTTTCCCGGCAATTCCCCCAGA GGTCGGACATCAACTGACTTGGCCACAGTCCCGGCTTTGGAGTTAGCAGGGACCATCCAGGACCAGTCCACTTTAGGGGGAAGGGGGGGTCAGGAGAGCTCCGGGGCTCACCCCTACTCATACCGGGAGGAACAACAAGGGCTCCCTTTGGCCTGGAGCTTTCCTGAGCAGCTTCGGATTTGA